The nucleotide sequence ACTtccaaatatatgtttttaaatgttcctGTTTTATCCTCAGAATATGTAGGGTGGATGTTAACAACCCCCACTTTTTGCATGATGAAATTGTGACCTAGGTACATTAGGTAATTTATTCAAGGCTTTCCAGCTGGATTCTTGCCAGGTTGAGACTCAAATACAGATCTTTTGAACTTCTGTTAGAATCCATTAAACTGCTAGACCACTGTTTCATCATCATGCTTGATTTAGCAATGTCATGGAAATTATATACCTTTCTAATAAGTTAAAATATAAAGGCTAAATATAATCtctaataaagtttttttaaatgaataatgaaaTTTTTATAACAGAATTGTTTGCCTCTAAGCATTATGGAAATTAAATTGTTCACATTTAGCctccctttttcatttctttattataaACTTGATTTTTAAGGATTGTGAACTTACAATTAAAAATCAAAGTTTCTTTATCTTCTTAGTGCATAACTGAGGAATCTTCCTTTTCTGatctatacttttttaaaaactgtgactCTCTGTTTATTGAAAGGGTATCcttttcaaacatatttttaGAGAGGAGTAGGGGAGAAAGAAAATTTGGACTAAATACAGAGCAAAGTACACCAATCTTAAGTTTTTTCATTTAAGGATGAAATCCTTAAACCTCCTTTTTCTAAAgaggaaaattacttttctgtttcattaatgtAATTTCCTTTATGTGATCACCCAAACATTTCTCCCTGGCTAAATAAGAATTGACTTTAATTACAGTGAGTAAAATTCAGAAAATCTTTAACACAGAGACAACCAAGGGTGGCCATAGAGCACTGTTCTTTCTTTCATAGAtcattttcttctgtgttgtgGGTTCAGCCTCTTAGTAGCCAAGTAGTATTTATACTCTGATGTAAGTTCTAGCCCTTTGATCTTTGTAGGTTAATATATTTTACGATAAATCATAGCATGTAAACTAGTCTACatttaaaccaaaatataatttttataaagctaAAATGATTGGTAAAGTTCTTTAAGTCTTGGGGACTGTTCTCTTTTCCCAAAGAGTAATGAGCCTCATGAGACAATGCCAATTGCTGCCTTTGGACAAAAACAGCGGCCTTCTCGATTTTTTATGACTCCACCACGGTTACATTATACGCCTCCTCTCCAGTCACCAATTACAGTAAGTAATAGTTTTTAAATATCAGTAACTTAAATGATTATTATGAATGTAAACTATGTTCTTATGAAATATACATCTATTACAGTAACTTCAGGAGGTTCCCACATTATTTTGAATTGTCcaatagtaaataaaatacatagttaatgaaataaaatagttgCTTCAACTctggaaatattttcctttttgtagGATTTTTAATAGATTATTAATGTTAATAGCATTtgctctttatttaaaaataagacactTTCTTTTCAACAATGTTTAAATGACTCCCTTTTATTCCCATAGGATAATGATCCCTTATTAGGACAGTCACCTTGGAGAAGTAAAATTTCTGGCTCTGACACTGAAACGTTAGGTGGTTTTCCAGTAGAATTCCTTATCCAAGTGGTAAGAATTGCTCTGGCTGTTTTGCCTATTTATTAAACAACTCAGTGTCTTTTGTGTTATTAAATTTGAAGATTTTTCTAGGACCAAATatttttacactttttaaaaataattgtgttgGTTTTAAGAACTCTGTTATTTCCAACAAAGATCGAAAATATGTTATAACAGCCAAAAAAAATTTAGAGGTCTTTTTTGTTGGGCTTTTCTTGGGTTTAGTTCTTATTATTTTCCTGTGGTAAGGACTCTTAACACTCTAGCATATGCTCTGTGAAACTCTAAATGGTTAGCTGTTACTAAATTATATAAGTATAAAGGCTTTTATTTAGTAACCTCAGTACATCCTGCCTTTATCTGTCACCTCCGCAATATATAATGTGTTGACCAGCTCTCTGGTTAggaactttatttcttttttgagactAGAAATAGCTATTCTTTTGCTAAGTACTTAGTGATTAGACACAAAGAAATCTAAATCTAAATTGAAACAAGTGTAGAATTGTTATATAggccaattttctttaatagccTGACTCTTAAGAATATAATAAGctatttgttttgaaaattcgattaaataaaatacttagtttGAATTAGAGTCTAATAatatttgatttgtttcttttcttttcttttttttcttttttcttttttttttttctttttcttcttttttcttttttttttctttttctttttcttgaaaagaGAAACTGCTTGGCTTGGGATAgagtataaataaaaatgtttataacaTAATCACATTAAAATATTCACAGTATTACCTttacaattaattttattttaaggaaaatattgtcatttgtgtgtatgtgtatagcaTTTTGTATTCCTGAGTTATATGTTGTTAATCATCCTTGGAATACAGAATTATACCTTTTGGCTTCCAAAGGTAGAGAAGATGTCTTtatatgaaaagttaaaaatatgaaaagagccAAGGCTTATCATTTTTACAAATAGGACActtgttttttaaagacattcttttttttttaagtagtggaACTAAAAACTGAGCTAATGTGTCACATTTGGAGAAATAGAGGTGAGGGAGAAGGCGAGGTGAGGGGGGTGCAGAAAGGTCCACCAGCAGAGGGAGTCAGAAGCTAAGTATTAATGCATTATTTCTGAAATACTGATATTTTTATTGATGCTTTTATGTTTGCTTGCAGTGGTTAATTTTAACTTCAAAAGTCTACTTGTAAAGCTAGTTTTAAAACTGTACTTTCGTTATTTTAAGCTATCTAGGTAAAAGCAGTAAAGCAAAAGTCCTTTCATGTACTTGTCTCTTGTAATACGTAAAGTTTTATGAAACTCAGGTTTGCTTTTATTAATATTAAGCTTTGAGATAGGTGgatatgtttttatctttttctgttcctattttttttcttataacgaaataaaacatttttgggGCAATTTCATAATTCATAGTTtataatgaattttctttttgagGGAATTTTTTATTTCCTGGATTAGGGATTTCAAGGAATCTAAAAAGACTGACCCACTTCTGAGAGAGGACtcaattttgaaaagaattaaaaggaaacagCATGATTTTCTATCAAAAACAATCAAGCAAcacaaaactgaaagagaaacCAAAAATGGCAGAGAGACTGTTGCCTTCATCCCATCTTTTACTACTTCTAACTTTAAAGAATCACACAAATTTACATAAACTCCAACAACTAGAGGAGAAAGGAAACCAGTCAAGAGCTCTGGACCTACTAATAAGGGTCTGGGTAAACAAGTATGTAACATATCTCACCAGGCCCTTCCTCTACCTGTGTCAACTTAGGTCAagtttttagactttttttaattatcaaaaaTTTAACACATATTAAAGCAGACAGAGTTGTGTAATACACCTCTATGTACCCATTGTCTAGCTGTAACAGTTATCAACAACTCCTGGCCAGTTCTATTTCATCTATACTCCCACCCactttctctgttttgtattaTTTGGAAGCAAATATCAGACATCATATCatttatctgtaaatattttgttatatttctttaaggGCTAAGggcccttttttttaaagagacataACTATATTATTATTACATCTAAAAAGTTAGCAAAAAAGTATTAATGTCATTGAATATCCAGTCAGCATCTAGTTTTCCAGTTGTCTCTTAAATATATTGACTGCTCTTTTCCCCTTTTAACTATTTGTTAAAGAAACTGGGCTATTTGTCCATAGAGGCTCCTacagtctggattttgctgactGAATCCTTGTGATATCATCCAACAGGTTCTTCTGTCTtttgtatttcatataaattgcTCATTGAATATAAAGGTTTGCCAtgatttgggttttttatttGGTCGGTTTACTTGTTTTTATGTGACTACTATTATGGGTGGTTTTGTGTTCTGATAGAATATccgtattattttatttcttttttaatataatgttAGCTGCTGCTAATTATGAATGCCTAGATCCATATATTCATTAGGATTGCAAAATGGTGGTAATCTTGTTCTGTCATTCTTTCTTTGTTTATTAGCTGAAATAGTTCTATAAAGAAAACCTTTAATCTGTTATCTCGTTGCCTAATGGTATAGTTTGTGTAGGAAAGGCAAGATAAATGCTTGgttctttgtttttcagtttatgaGTGTGGGCACTAGTATTCTTCAGTAGTGGTTAATTTTaagtatcagtatgaactcatggattTTAACATATTTGTGCTTCAATccattgtagttatttttgtgaTTAATCTACAAATTGTTTCATTTTGGACCAGTTAAAGCCTATTCAAGTTGACTCCCTAGTCCTTTTGACATGTCTTAGTTACAGTGGATTTTACAATATCTTCCTCTACGCCAATCAgacttataaaataaaatgtctctgCTATGTTTATATTGAAACACTAAAATCTGCTAAAATATCTCagtgaaaaattagaaatttgaTGTCTATCTAATATACTTAAGTGCCTCTGTTTATTCCAAAACATCTCTTCTTTGTCTATAGACTAGATTATCAAAAATTCTCATGATTAAAAAAGAACATATCAAGAAATTAAGGGAAATGAACACAGAAGCAGAAAAAttggtaaggatttttttgtttttttctttgcttgtctcattttaaaatggtGAGGATTTCTATATCtaaggatttttaaatattttatggaagaaaaccttgagaaaaatattattttaaagtccTGATTTGCTCTATCTCTTGTTATACTGAACACATGCTAAGTAAATTAACAATGCAGCGCAGTTCATTACCCCAGACCTCATTATGCCATTGACTGTACAGTTCAATAGGATTGATAGATCCATATTACGTTCTTTGACAGTTTGCATTGAGTGTAGAATCCCTAGCATTGGTGCCTCTGACTAAGGAAGCTATATTAGCAGAGGTTATTTAAAAGTGATTCAGAATAAGTAAATCAGGAAATATATAAGCTGGTATTGTGAGGTTATCTTGACAGTTTATATGCTATTTTATTAATCTAATGAGTACAAAAATATGAGAGTCAATTTTATTCATAGGAGAGAATtaccagacttttttttaatgtagaatatattcACTAAGAAAGTTTTTTAATTGTATTGAAAGTTGTAAGTTGCTATATGTTTATAGGATGGGGACTAGATTTCATTTCAAGTACCATCTCCAATTAATTGAAAATTGTTGTAGGGAAGTATGAAAGTAAGGGAGAGCTCGGTGACTGGACTTGGGGGCAAAGCACATAAATAGAATGCTATTAAAAGAAGCAGTCAAAGAACCAGAAAGAGCTCATAGATTTAAGGAATACCGAAACTTTCTAAGCATGACACAaaatccagaattcagaaaagattgataaatttacctgcataaaaataaaaaatttctgcatGATAGGAATCACCATGTAagtaaaatcaaaagacaaaaagtTGAGGAAATATTTTGCAATTCATATCACGAAAGACTGATTTcttttatatacaaaattttcCCTCAAGGAATAAGATAAAGATCACCCAGAagacaggaaagaatgtgaataGACAGTtcataggaaaaaatacaaatgactgTTGAATATGTGAAAGGGTGAAAAAAGTCAATCACAATTAAAAGAATTCACATGATTAAAAATACACCAACATCCTACTTTTTATCATGACTGGCAAAAGTAAAAAGTTGTAATAAAACattattggtgagaatgtggagaaataggAAGTCTTACAAATAAATTAGTACCTATTCTGTGAAGGGCATTTTGGCAgtatctattaaaattaaaaatgcacaagCCCTTTGATATAACAGTTGCACTTCTTGGAACTTCCCCTTCAGAGATATTTGCCCTTGTCCAAAATGAATACACAGGTACTCATTGCAGCACAGTTTGCAGTACCTAAAGACTGGAAATAACCTGAATGTCCAACAGTAAGGAACTGGTTATATTTGTAACAAATTCTACAGTGTAACACTGTGCAACTCTAAACAAacaatttttgtaaaatttgaTATAGAACACTCCTTAGGATATCTTGTCTAGTGAGAAAAGCAAAGTGCTGAATATGTAAGTATGTTCCTATTTGTTTAAATAGTAGTGGGGTTAGGAGAGGGGAAAGATAAGCATATTTTTCCTTGAATATATAGAGACTCTCTGGAAAGATGCTGAAGAAACTTGATAATATTGGTTGCTTCTGAAGAGAAACAAGTGAGCAAGCAGCAAGGGAGCTGAGTTTAGAGGgagacttaaaattttaaaccatgcaaatgtattttctattataaaatttttcttaatattttcaataGAAGGTTAAGAAAAAGTTGAAGATCCTAGAATGTATGACTGTaaatcagaaatggaaaatatgagaGAAAAATTACGAGAGACACAAGACCAATCCTAAAAGATCCAAAAGGTCCAGTAGGATACCCAGAAGGACAGCACggagaaaatgaaggaaagggAGTTATCAAAACaatgatagaagaaaaattcccaaaactgaagaaaaaagcaTCCCAACTCATTGTTAGTTCTTTATGTTGACTCCATTGGTCCTAGTTTTACCCCTCTGAAAGTATTAACATCTTATTTGTGGTAactgttaaaatatttgaagacaacttATACCTCTCCCATCTTCTATTCCTTTTCAGACTAGTCCTCCCAttagatttgtaaatatttcaaataaagctTTAGTGAATGTGTGGAGAAGTGGGCACACTCATACACTATAGGTGGAATATAATTTACTGAAGCCTTTCTAGAAGGTAGCTTGGCTAAATTGAttagccagcaattccacttctagagcATCATTCTGGAGAATTAATCATGTATATGCACAAAGGTGTGCATGTAAGAGTGTTTATTGTAGCATTGTTtgtaattgcaaaaaaaaaaaaaggaaacaatatgcCCATGTAAAGAAGACTGGTTAGATAAATCATGGTACAGTCATTCTATATATATACCCttgcatacacatatacacacacatacacaagcatATGAGCAaggcatacatatacatgggtattACTGTATATTAAAGACTGCGTAAATAACAATCATACCATTATCACATCTAAGAAGTATAACATTGAGTAGTTTTAATAACCTTTAGTTTATTTTGAATAAGTCAGATGTCCTATTAAATAATTGAAATTGCATTGCTAAAAAGAAACTTCATCAtaatctgaattatttttcttctcagaaatCATATTCCATGCCCATTGGCATTGAATTTCAGCGGAGATATGCAACAATTGTTCTAGAGCTTGAACAGCTGAACAAGGATCTAAATAAAGTTTTGCATAAAGTTCAACAGTACTGCTATGAGGTAGGTAATTTGTATGAATTTCCCTAGAAGGGCTGTGCCCGCTACTCTTTTATTTAAAGCTTAATACTGTTAACATCACATTTTAGAAAATCCAAACTAAGCCAATATCTTTATAGGATCCTTTAACAGAactgtattttatacatatatttttattccttaCAGCATCAGCACTGAAGAGTGCTTTATACACAGCGAGCTGTCAgttctgttagttttttgtttgtttgaattacaaatgatatagctctccaaaaatttagaaaaatccagaaaaataattgctcttaATTCCACTACCCCAAAGACTATTTTGGCTTATTTCctcctaatcttttttttaacctaccgGCTTTTTCTCACAAAGTTATGATCAtgctgtatatataattttgtttcctcctttttaaacTTTACATTAGAACTATAGATTCTTGACCTTCAATCACGTAGACTATAGGGTTGTTTGTGAATTATCATTATCAtgcacatataattatatatatgaagGTGGTTCAACATTTTCATCTAAAATAGGAGTTTTGTACTATAAGGTAAGAATTAAATGACTGAGCTGAGTTTAGAATGTTCCTACATTTGCATTCTTAGAGGTTGTGTGTTTCCAGTAAAGCCACCTCTATTTGTAATACGAAATTCTTAAACAGCTTTTTATGATACTAGCCTCGTAGTTGAGTCCCAATGATCTGCCATAGGTGATGTTATCAATCCACTTGACCAGAGAGAAATGAACTATGATAACCTATAACTAAACTGTGTATATTTTGCTTGTTCCTTTAGCCATCCattgtcatttattttcattttcctggtaATTGTCACTTACCTACATAGCAACATAAGTGTTGCCCTAGCAGATAGATTTCTCCCCCTGGACTAGCAACCATCCACAAGAAGTGCAAACCAAGCAGTTTAAGAGGACATAAAAAAGGTGTTAATACATGCGGAAGTGGGTTGCTCATGTCTTTCTATATCTCATATGTACACAAGGCCATATATGATAGGCTCGTTTCCTAATGGAGtaaaatgatttcattttcacAAAGCTCTTATGGAAGTACaatactgattttaaaataagaacatatCAGAGAGAACACTATGACTAAGCAGTTCTACTTCTAAGTATATACCAAACGCATGTGAACGTGTATTTACCAAAAGACATAGACTAGAATGTACACAGCATCATTGTTCATTATAGCCAAAAAGTCAGAAATTGCCCAAATACCCATCAGTACTAGAATGAACCAGTCAACTGTCGTATAACGTACAGTGGAATTCTTAGCAATGAGAATGAATAAACTCAACAACACACAACACCACAGATGAACTCAGAAATATGTGAACATATTTGTTCATATGAGAACATGTAAATATTGAACAGATTAAGTCAAACACAATATATAGTGcctgattccatttatgtaaagcTCAGAGGCCAGCAAGAGTTAATATATGATGTTACAAGTCAGGTTGGTGGTTACCTTTGGAGTATTACAGTGGAAAATGGCATTAGGCCTCTGAGGAACTGGTAATGTTCTGTTCCTTAATCTAGAGATCTTTCAGGCATGTTTGATTTCAGAAAATTCATTAACCCATACACTTTATGATgtgtatacttttatatatttatgtacacttcagttaaaaattttaagtgttagAGGATAAGGTTATTCATTGTAGTGTTACTGATaattacaaaatattagaaaaaaccTAAATACCCAGTCGATTCCCATCGACTAAATAACTAATGGCATACCCCACAGTGGAGTGCTGTGCTGCTCTAAGAATGATCGAGGAAGCTCTCTTGTGATGATTAGGGGCGCATAGCTGCCTTAAGCAAGTGATCAAAGATGCAGTAGTGAGTGGGACAGATAAACATCATGTGCCTCCTAATCATGACACGCCGAGAAGAACTCAACATCACTTTTGTGGTGTTCCTGCCAAAGATGTATAACCTCAATCTAATCAAGAGGaaacagacaaacccaaattgagggatATTATGCAAAATAATTGGCTagtactcttcaaaaatatcaaggtcatctgaatcaataaaaaatgtaaaaaaaaaaaatcaaggtcatgaaaaactGAGAAACTGTTCCAGAATAAAAGAGACTAGAGAGACATGACAACCAAATGTATTCaggggggaaaaaatagctatGTGTAAGGCATTAGTGGGACCGTTGATGAAATCTGAATTTAGACTGTTTGAAAATGGTATTCTTTCAGTACTAAATTTTCTGATTGCTGTCATTGCACTAtggttatgtaagagaatatCCTTGGACTTAGGAAATACAGACTGGAGATTGGGGGATAAAGAGGCACAGTGTTTACAACATACTCTCAAATAGTTAAGCGggaaatattacatatatacgAAGAGAGAAAGATCAAATGTCAAGTCAAACAGTTAACCGTCAGCAGTTAGTGAATCTGGGTAAAAGGTTATCAAGGGCTTTtatgttctattcttttttagaAGCTTGAcattatatcaaaattaaaagttaccaaatatataaaacaagtcagaaaaaaattgttagagGAGAAAAAACTTCTAAGGTAAGAGTAAGCATCATTTTTGTTATAAAtgctaattttataaaaatacaaatctgaAAACAGGGCACAAATACACAGAAGTTGTCATGGCCTTATGAATCTACATCTTACATTTCGATCATCTGTTTTCAGCTTGCTCCAGACCAAGGGCTCCAGCCTGCAGATCAGCCAACAGATATGAGACGAAGGTGTGAGGAGGAAGCACAGGAAATTGTTCGGCATGCAAATTCCTCAACAGGACAGCCCTGTGTTGAAAATGAGAATCTGACAGACTTAATCTCTAGGCTTACAGCTATTTTGTTACAAATTAAGGTAAATTTCAGagaatttttcagagaaaatattaagaatattttcttaattttgacacCTAAACAAATGTGCTAATTTGTTGCTAGAAAATTATAACCCATATATTAGAGcaggttttttttcttgtctgtttgaactataatttaataaattttgaaattttttttcctttagtgtcTAGCAGAAGGAGGAGACCTGAATTCCTTTGAATTTAAATCACTTACAGATTCATTAAATGATATCAAGAGTACAATAGATGCTTCTAATATCAGGTAATTTATTAGATGTACTCTAatcattttttttactgaagtatagtcagtttacaatgtgtcaatttctgatgtacagcataataattcaatcatacatatacatacatatattccttttcatattcttttttcattttaggttactacaagatattgaatatagtttcttgtgctatacagtataaacttattgtttatctaatcatttttatattaaattcatAGTGATTTCTAGTACAAGCTTTAAGAATTTTGCATGTTTATGAACTAGTCATATGATTTTTTTATCCTTTAAGTAAAGTGTAAACTAGCTTCTCAGTTACATCCAGTCTGTTAATAGAATGGAAATTTCACATGGTTTTTTTATATAAAGGAATCAGAAGACATATAATATTTAGGTTTGAGTTTAGCATGGAGGTTCAACTTAGAAGACTTCCCAGTCAAAGAAAGATTTGTCGTCTTTTTCCAGTATCCTGGTGGCTTCTTTTAAGCATacttttttaagttactactgaAATAGAATTACAGCAAATGTAAGCAGATTACTTACCTGGAGTCATTATCTTCACTGTCTCCTAACTaaaatttagcttttttttaaattgtttttattaattttgtgaAGTACAGTAGTTaaccatgtttcttttttctttagttgcTTTCAGAATAATGTAGAAATTCATGTTGCACATATTCAGAGCGGCCTGAGCCAGATGGGAAACTTACATGCCTTTGCAGCAAATAACACCAACAGAGACTGAGTAGAAGAATTAATTATTCCAACTGCATAGGACATTGTTTTTGAGaagttcttttcctttatataggCTTCCAACACCAAATAACCTAACTGCTGGAAAACAAGGGAAATTTAAATTTCCAAATAAggcattttaaaatactgtactGCTTCTTAAACCAGCATTGCTGACCagcattaaatttatttttcttttattattcagCCGCAGTAGCACTGCTTATGTTACATATGTTTATTAGCAagtatttttaactgaaaatgtctgaacataatttcatggAAGAATATgttgaccatttttttttaacatgcatgAATTCAACCCAACCCATGCAGACAACTGCTGCAGTGGAGAACATGAAGAAACATGGTCTTTTTGTGCATTATGCATGGCAGTGTGGAAATTTCATCCAAAAATTACAGCTCCAGTTCATCTAGTTGATCACCACCTCAGTCTTCAAAAGATTACATGAGTTATGGGAAGTCCTCATTTTAAGGAAGCCACTGGAATATAGATGGGAAATATGGACTTCACAAGTATATGTGAAATATACTTGCAATGTGACATGGTTCTAtagaacattttataataataaatattttaatttatcataatttataaaagaaacctttgttgtttgtctgttgaaagaaaatgaaggagcAGGAAAGAAACATTACTACAAAATGCTTAATTTCAGCAAGTGGATTTGGCATGTCTTCTCCCGTCAATTCAGGGCAAAAAGTGCTATTGTTatgagatttatttaaaaaaaaaaaagactgataacacactattttcatattttttgtttatttgcacAACTTTTGAACCAGATTACTGGTTAAAATCCAACAGTACACgatttataaagtaaaaagattttataaggaaaacaaatataatagCCAGTGCTAGGAAATGGAGAAAAAAGGTTTGTATTtggttgtggggtttttttggtttttggttttttaaggaaaACCCTGCCtaaaatgttaatcttgtaaaaAGTATGTATTTGGAATTTTCTCTGttttaatatagaatattataaagtcaaaatataataaattgtTTTCAGATTTGGAGTTTAAGGTATAGCTGTAGAAGTGGCTTTGATTCTTTTAGGTGTCTCATAAAATGAGACTTTTTATATGTTAATGTATAATAAACTGAAAcaagattattttccatttgaaattttTGTATAGTTTAAAAATGCTTCCATATTCTTTGTTGGTATTGTGCCACTGCAAAACTTTAGTGCAGAGTTTATATTTAGCTAAACTGTTACGTTAATTAAGAAATGCATAAAtcttttattcttaatatttgtaattctaaataaattgatctatgaaaagtaatatgatctgcattttcatttaataCAAGTTGATAAGTATTCCttctatttaaaaagttttaaaaacttatttccaCTAAATTATGTTTTTAGGAGAAACAGCACGGATTAATTACCAAGTCATTTTGAATTACAATACCATCCAGTATTattttagagtttttgtttttccatcacTGAGTAattactgtggaaaacaataaGCAAGTAAATTATGTGGCTTACTATAGATCTAGAAAAAGATtcgactttttaaaaatatattcttcctaGAATTAGGTaagcattttaacatttttttcttttacattgctTAAGGCTAACTTGTCACACTTAAGTTATATCAATTTTGCACATATATAAGCACTGTCCATATCTTTCCGTGTCTTTGTGTGTTGATGGCAAGAACTGTGCTTaagaatatatttgaattttatttctgtttaaggAAGAAGAAATCTATATAATTTAAAGTAGTCATTTTGGTCAGCTGTACATTAATTTGAATGATGCTGCCACTGCTTAACACTGGAGCTCTAATGAAAAGCATCAAAGCCAGATTGAGCAAGCAAATGCACCACATGTTATGTAGATTTGGTTCTGAATTACTGTTAGTTCCAAAAATCAGATTCACTTGCTACCATTGAGAATCTACCCAAAAACTTGCCTATTAAATTTTCTCTTGAATTCATGCATCTCCACCACCAGTACTCAACCTAGCTGCCGTCATCACTAGCCTGGAACACAGTAGGCATCTCCTCACTTATCTCCCAGTATCTACTCAGCTGTCCTCAAACATAGCCAGAGCAATACTCTTCAAATGCGGAATTGGTCATGTTCTCCCCATCTAAAGTCTGATGGCTCTCAGGACAATTCAGAACTCTTTTACAAGACCTACACAGCCATGCATGATCTGGCCTCCCCTATAATTTCTCC is from Vicugna pacos chromosome 23, VicPac4, whole genome shotgun sequence and encodes:
- the LIN9 gene encoding protein lin-9 homolog isoform X2; its protein translation is MPFRNSKRSRLFSDEDDRQINTRSPKRNQRVAMVPQKFTATMSTPDKKASQKIGFRLRNLLKLPKAHKWCIYEWFYSNIDKPLFEGDNDFCVCLKESFPNLKTRKLTRVEWGKIRRLMGKPRRCSSAFFEEERSALKQKRQKIRLLQQRKVADVSQFKDLPDEIPLPLVIGTKVTARLRGVHDGLFTGQIDAVDTLNATYRVTFERAGLGTHTIPDYEVLSNEPHETMPIAAFGQKQRPSRFFMTPPRLHYTPPLQSPITDNDPLLGQSPWRSKISGSDTETLGGFPVEFLIQVTRLSKILMIKKEHIKKLREMNTEAEKLKSYSMPIGIEFQRRYATIVLELEQLNKDLNKVLHKVQQYCYELAPDQGLQPADQPTDMRRRCEEEAQEIVRHANSSTGQPCVENENLTDLISRLTAILLQIKCLAEGGDLNSFEFKSLTDSLNDIKSTIDASNISCFQNNVEIHVAHIQSGLSQMGNLHAFAANNTNRD